From a region of the Solanum stenotomum isolate F172 chromosome 2, ASM1918654v1, whole genome shotgun sequence genome:
- the LOC125855116 gene encoding cytochrome P450 78A7-like, whose protein sequence is MDLGMVTKDSNWWVFTLPTFLGWKILLDECVILYIILAFISITLITWASTPGGVAWKNNTTNTSSGPGRNIPGPRGFPIIGSLFTLSRDGLAHRTLATAAWSHKAKQLMAFSLGSTPLVVSSDPQIAKEILTSPHFADRPIKQSAKSLMFSRAIGFAPNGTYWRLLRRIASSYLFSPSRIAAHETSRQLDCSVMLRNIVNDQIENGKVVLRTHLQFAALNNIMGSVFGKRYDNVDGKLELGELQDMVKEGFELLGAFNWSDYLPWLSLFYDPSGIVRRSEALVPRVRKFVLDIIDEHKRYRASASKMVMTDNGDFVDVLLSLDGEEKLDEDDMVAVLWEMIFRGTDTTALLTEWVMAELVLHPEVQNKLRQEVDNVTMGKVVTDVDVVRMPYLQAVIKETLRVHPPGPLLSWARLSTSDVRLSNGMVVPSHTTAMVNMWAITHDSDVWENPLEFKPERFVVSEGGVNVDVRGGDLRLAPFGAGRRVCPGKNLGLVTVMLWVAKLVQHFEFVEDGAHPVDLGEVLKLSCEMKNPLTVVAMQRNV, encoded by the exons atgGATTTAGGCATGGTCACAAAAGACTCCAATTGGTGGGTATTTACACTACCAACTTTCCTTGGTTGGAAAATTCTTCTTGATGAATGTGTTAtcctttatattattttagCTTTTATTTCAATCACTCTAATCACTTGGGCTTCTACTCCTGGTGGTGTTGCTTGGAAAAACAACACCACCAATACTAGTAGTGGTCCAGGACGAAATATTCCTGGACCACGTGGCTTTCCGATAATCGGAAGCCTTTTCACTTTGAGTCGCGATGGCTTAGCTCATCGCACTTTAGCCACCGCGGCTTGGAGTCATAAAGCTAAACAGCTTATGGCTTTTAGCCTTGGTTCAACTCCTTTAGTTGTATCTTCCGATCCTCAAATAGCTAAAGAGATTCTTACATCACCTCACTTCGCTGACCGTCCGATTAAACAATCGGCTAAAAGCCTCATGTTTAGCCGAGCCATTGGGTTCGCTCCTAACGGAACTTACTGGCGTCTACTCCGTCGTATTGCTTCTTCATATCTCTTCTCTCCTAGCCGAATTGCGGCTCATGAAACGAGCCGTCAGCTTGACTGTTCTGTTATGTTACGGAATATAGTTAACGATCAGATTGAAAATGGAAAAGTAGTTTTGAGGACGCATTTGCAATTTGCTGCGTTGAATAATATTATGGGTAGTGTGTTTGGGAAGCGTTATGATAATGTTGATGGTAAATTAGAGCTTGGAGAGTTGCAAGATATGGTGAAGGAAGGTTTTGAATTATTAGGTGCTTTTAATTGGTCTGATTATCTTCCGTGGTTGAGTTTGTTTTATGATCCGTCGGGCATTGTTCGACGGAGTGAAGCTCTCGTGCCACGTGTACGAAAGTTTgttcttgatattattgatgaaCATAAGCGTTATCGTGCTTCTGCATCAAAAATGGTGATGACTGATAATGGTGATTTTGTTGACGTTTTATTATCTCTTGATGGAGAAGAAAAGCTAGACGAAGATGATATGGTCGCCGTTCTTTGG GAAATGATATTTAGAGGGACGGACACCACGGCACTTCTAACGGAGTGGGTGATGGCGGAACTTGTTTTGCACCCCGAAGTGCAAAACAAGTTACGACAAGAAGTCGATAATGTGACGATGGGAAAAGTTGTGACTGATGTGGACGTTGTTCGGATGCCCTACTTACAAGCAGTGATAAAAGAGACTCTACGAGTTCATCCACCGGGTCCACTTCTCTCGTGGGCGCGGCTTTCCACATCAGACGTTCGGCTTAGCAATGGCATGGTTGTTCCTTCCCATACAACGGCGATGGTCAACATGTGGGCTATTACTCATGACTCTGACGTGTGGGAAAATCCACTTGAATTTAAGCCAGAGAGGTTTGTAGTGTCAGAAGGTGGTGTGAATGTGGATGTGAGGGGGGGTGACCTACGTTTGGCACCGTTTGGGGCAGGAAGGAGAGTGTGCCCCGGGAAGAATTTGGGGTTGGTTACGGTTATGTTATGGGTGGCTAAGTTGGTGCAACATTTCGAGTTTGTGGAGGATGGGGCCCATCCAGTTGACTTGGGAGAAGTTTTAAAATTGTCATGTGAAATGAAGAATCCACTCACTGTTGTGGCCATGCAGAGGAATGTTTAG